The following are from one region of the Lytechinus variegatus isolate NC3 chromosome 4, Lvar_3.0, whole genome shotgun sequence genome:
- the LOC121414088 gene encoding sulfotransferase 1C4-like produces MGDAPYFKGQHEYKGIVYPNVVLDSSIERLKSFQVRDSDIWILTFPRAGTHWMMEIIGLILSGGDPDKTDRSLYCSTVEMINLDQHFPQTKEEEKLHPLDMSPFLDVIERAPSPRVMLTHLQFNLLPRDILKSKIVYLARNPKDMIVSWFQFAGKNPAIPLTMDSAIEQFVTDKMQWGPWPVHVRTFWELKDHENVTFLFYEDLKKEPAKYIEKIANGIGHPLSVEVLQKVVNFSHIDSQKATFKKLEDTGKVNYVKSSGAYAFLNKGVSFRWKEFFTVAQNEAFDEWYQNRMVDTDLKFTFE; encoded by the exons ATGGGGGATGCCCCATACTTCAAAGGTCAGCATGAATATAAAGGAATCGTGTACCCTAATGTCGTCTTGGATTCCAGTATCGAACGACTTAAGTCTTTTCAAGTGCGAGACAGTGACATCTGGATTTTGACTTTCCCCAGAGCCG GTACACATTGGATGATGGAGATTATTGGCCTTATTCTCAGCGGTGGTGACCCAGACAAAACAGACCGATCTTTATACTGCAGTACTGTAGAGATGATCAACTTAGATCAACATTTCCCTCAAACCAAAGAAGAAGAGAAGCTTCACCCTCTCGACATGTCCCCGTTCTTGGACGTTATCGAGAGGGCGCCCTCCCCAAGAGTCATGCTTACGCATCTGCAGTTTAATCTTCTACCACGTGACATACTCAAATCCAAG ATCGTCTATCTGGCCCGTAATCCGAAGGATATGATAGTTTCGTGGTTCCAATTCGCTGGGAAGAACCCGGCCATTCCATTGACCATGGATAGTGCGATTGAACAGTTCGTCACTGACA AAATGCAATGGGGTCCATGGCCAGTACATGTTCGTACGTTCTGGGAGCTAAAAGATCACGAGAATGTCACTTTTCTTTTCTATGAGGATTTGAAGAAG GAGCCAGCAAAATACATTGAgaaaatcgccaatggtattgGTCACCCTCTGTCGGTAGAGGTTCTACAAAAAGTGGTAAACTTTAGCCACATTGACTCACAGAAAGCTACTTTCAAGAAATTGGAGGACACTGGAAAAGTAAACTATGTAAAATCATCCGGCGCGTATGCTTTCCTTAATAAAG GAGTAAGTTTTCGTTGGAAAGAATTCTTCACTGTGGCGCAGAACGAGGCCTTCGATGAATGGTATCAAAATAGGATGGTTGACACCGATCTCAAGTTTACATTTGAATGA